In Sphingobacteriaceae bacterium, one genomic interval encodes:
- a CDS encoding SpoIIE family protein phosphatase, whose product MRYFLNILFVFSFFGHMAQSKKDSLENIIQTGKDSAKINALFALSNIYYKNDTVNNRITINKMLELSVKSKNVFGISQAFSKKAQLILKLQGSEAAYACLKGMLPYIDTIKPNIYLGTYYLTLSNIYLADGNADLVMKNSINALKVYEKLNDYLGIARAYHGLSALTTERGSNKSFEYGLKALENYILAKDVNGEISMQMNLGVSYLKRAFSTNNEKDGENAFKHLSKSAEKAIQTNDDVNLAASYSNLGALFGFKKEYKKSLDYCRKALVIRKKLGNKISIASTLTNIGHNYSELNQKDSAVYYTLEALKYADEIGAPYIQMGCYEQLYLIYQQSKEADLALKYHKLFKTVSDELQNQERMKSLQEIETKFETEQKDKEIIVLNQLQKAKDTEISHQKIINYLIASGLIVVILFSAFLGKIFIDKKKAHKLLKAQNELINEKNRNITDSINYAKIIQSAVLPNDNEFLEHFKNGFILFKPKDIVSGDFYWFTQNNSKKIITVADCTGHGVPGAFMSMIGISFLNEIVNENEITNPAEILGLLRYKIKTALKQKDSEKQAQDGMDMALLTFDEHFNTVEFAGANNPLWILKKGENMITEFKPDKKPVGYYHGETLPFTKTQIPLQKGDALYIFTDGIADQFGGPKGKKFKYKQLKQILIDLKDASMQEQKTAIENYFQQWKGDIEQTDDICIIGLKV is encoded by the coding sequence ATGAGATACTTTTTAAATATTCTGTTTGTATTTTCTTTTTTTGGCCATATGGCTCAAAGCAAAAAAGACAGTTTGGAAAACATCATTCAAACCGGAAAGGATTCTGCAAAAATTAACGCCTTGTTTGCTTTATCAAATATTTATTACAAAAACGATACCGTAAACAACCGGATAACCATAAATAAAATGTTGGAACTTTCGGTTAAATCCAAAAACGTATTTGGTATTTCACAAGCCTTTTCAAAAAAAGCACAACTGATTTTGAAATTGCAGGGAAGCGAAGCAGCCTATGCATGCCTGAAAGGGATGTTACCTTACATTGATACGATAAAACCTAACATTTATTTAGGCACCTATTATTTAACCTTGAGCAATATTTATTTAGCCGATGGTAATGCTGATTTAGTGATGAAAAATTCCATAAATGCCTTAAAGGTGTATGAAAAACTAAATGATTATTTGGGTATTGCCAGAGCCTACCACGGTTTAAGTGCATTAACTACGGAGAGGGGATCTAATAAATCATTTGAATATGGATTAAAGGCTTTGGAAAATTATATTTTGGCCAAGGATGTAAACGGGGAAATAAGTATGCAAATGAATTTGGGAGTGAGTTACTTAAAAAGAGCTTTCTCCACTAATAATGAAAAAGATGGTGAAAATGCCTTTAAGCATTTATCAAAGAGTGCAGAAAAAGCAATACAAACCAATGATGATGTAAATTTGGCGGCATCTTATTCAAATTTGGGAGCCCTTTTTGGCTTTAAAAAGGAATATAAAAAGTCATTGGATTATTGCAGAAAAGCATTGGTAATACGTAAAAAATTAGGCAATAAAATTTCCATTGCCAGTACGCTTACCAATATCGGACATAACTATTCTGAATTGAATCAAAAAGACAGCGCAGTGTATTATACCCTGGAAGCTTTAAAGTATGCAGATGAGATTGGAGCGCCTTATATACAAATGGGATGTTATGAGCAATTATATTTAATCTATCAACAAAGTAAAGAAGCAGATTTGGCCTTAAAATATCACAAACTTTTTAAAACGGTGAGTGATGAATTGCAGAATCAGGAACGAATGAAATCCTTACAAGAGATAGAAACCAAATTCGAAACGGAACAGAAAGATAAAGAAATTATTGTATTAAATCAGTTGCAAAAAGCAAAGGATACCGAAATTTCACATCAAAAAATCATCAATTATTTAATTGCCTCCGGATTAATTGTTGTGATTTTATTTTCCGCATTTTTAGGTAAAATATTTATTGATAAAAAGAAAGCCCATAAACTTTTAAAAGCTCAAAATGAACTTATAAATGAAAAAAACAGAAACATAACCGATAGTATAAACTATGCAAAAATAATTCAAAGTGCGGTTTTGCCTAACGATAATGAATTTTTAGAACATTTTAAGAACGGATTTATTCTTTTTAAACCTAAAGATATTGTGAGCGGCGATTTTTATTGGTTTACACAAAATAATTCGAAAAAAATTATTACGGTGGCCGATTGTACCGGTCATGGTGTTCCGGGTGCATTCATGAGCATGATTGGCATTTCTTTTTTAAACGAAATTGTAAATGAGAATGAAATCACCAACCCGGCTGAAATTTTAGGCTTACTCCGTTATAAAATTAAAACAGCCTTGAAACAAAAGGATTCAGAAAAACAAGCGCAGGATGGCATGGATATGGCCTTACTAACTTTTGATGAACACTTCAATACTGTTGAGTTCGCCGGAGCCAATAATCCCTTATGGATTTTAAAAAAAGGCGAAAATATGATCACTGAATTTAAACCGGATAAAAAACCGGTTGGCTATTATCATGGCGAAACCTTACCTTTCACCAAAACTCAAATTCCTTTACAAAAAGGAGATGCCCTTTATATTTTTACAGATGGAATTGCAGATCAGTTTGGCGGACCTAAAGGAAAAAAGTTTAAATACAAACAACTGAAACAAATATTAATTGATTTGAAAGATGCCTCTATGCAAGAACAGAAAACGGCCATCGAAAATTATTTCCAACAATGGAAAGGTGACATAGAACAAACTGATGATATTTGTATTATAGGATTGAAAGTTTAA
- a CDS encoding urocanate hydratase has product MTEQDFKKTILTGIPNELPELKPHDPNINHAPKRKDILSTVEKRLAIKNALRYFDKKHHPVLAPEFAEELKKFGRIYMYRFRPDYKVYARPIQDFPYQSLQAAAIMHMLSNNLDYAVAQHPHELITYGGNGAVFQNWAQYLLTMQYLATMTDEQTLVLYSGHPMGLFPSHKDAPRVVVTNGMMIPNYSKPDDWEKFNALGVTQYGQMTAGSFMYIGPQGIVHGTTITVMNAARKKFKNEKGSKGKLFVTCGLGGMSGAQPKAAKIAGLVSITAEINPKAVQTRHSQKWVDEVYADLTELIARTKKAMAAQEAVSLAYQGNVVDLWEKLVEENMEVSIGSDQTSLHNPWAGGYYPVGFSLEESNEMMANEPDKFKKEVQKTLVRHINAVNKLHAKGMYFFDYGNAFLLEVSRAGGDVFKNGTSGDFKYNSYVQDILGPMCFDYGFGPFRWVCTSAKEEDLRKTDELALIVLEEMYKSAPAEIKQQLSDNIIWIRDAMKNNLVVGSQARILYADSEARIKIAKAFNQAIAKNEISAPVVLGRDHHDVSGTDSPYRETSNIYDGSKFTADMAVQNFVGDAFRGATWISLHNGGGVGWGEVINGGFGLVLDGSQDADRKLQQMLFWDVNNGISRRAWARNDEALFAIKREMQRTPNLKVTLPNLVDENLLNGLF; this is encoded by the coding sequence ATGACAGAACAAGATTTTAAAAAAACGATTTTAACGGGAATTCCTAATGAATTGCCGGAATTAAAACCACACGACCCCAACATCAATCACGCTCCTAAAAGAAAAGATATTTTATCTACCGTAGAAAAGCGTTTGGCTATTAAAAATGCCTTGCGCTATTTTGATAAAAAACATCACCCTGTTTTAGCACCCGAGTTTGCGGAAGAACTAAAAAAATTCGGACGCATTTACATGTATCGTTTTCGTCCGGATTATAAAGTTTACGCTCGCCCTATTCAGGATTTTCCTTATCAAAGCCTACAGGCCGCCGCTATCATGCATATGCTTAGTAATAATTTAGATTATGCCGTTGCACAACATCCGCATGAGCTAATTACTTATGGCGGTAATGGCGCAGTTTTTCAAAATTGGGCACAATATTTATTAACCATGCAGTATTTGGCTACCATGACGGATGAACAAACTTTGGTGTTGTATAGTGGCCATCCCATGGGCTTATTTCCTTCGCACAAAGATGCGCCCAGGGTGGTAGTTACTAATGGCATGATGATTCCTAATTACAGCAAACCCGATGATTGGGAAAAATTTAATGCTTTAGGTGTAACACAATATGGTCAAATGACAGCCGGGAGTTTTATGTACATTGGTCCGCAAGGCATTGTACACGGCACAACCATAACCGTTATGAACGCTGCCCGTAAAAAATTTAAGAATGAAAAGGGCAGCAAAGGAAAATTATTTGTAACCTGTGGCTTGGGAGGCATGAGCGGAGCACAACCTAAAGCCGCAAAAATTGCGGGATTGGTTTCTATCACGGCCGAAATAAATCCCAAAGCTGTTCAAACCCGTCATAGTCAAAAATGGGTGGATGAGGTGTATGCGGATTTAACCGAATTAATAGCTCGAACAAAAAAAGCCATGGCAGCACAAGAAGCCGTGAGTTTAGCTTATCAGGGCAATGTAGTTGATTTGTGGGAAAAGTTGGTCGAAGAAAACATGGAAGTAAGTATAGGTTCAGATCAAACTTCTTTGCATAATCCCTGGGCCGGAGGATATTATCCTGTAGGTTTTTCATTGGAAGAAAGTAATGAAATGATGGCCAATGAACCCGATAAATTTAAAAAGGAAGTTCAAAAAACTTTGGTTCGTCATATTAATGCCGTAAATAAATTACACGCCAAGGGCATGTATTTTTTTGATTACGGTAATGCCTTTTTGCTGGAAGTGAGTAGAGCAGGAGGAGATGTTTTTAAAAATGGAACAAGTGGCGACTTCAAATACAATTCTTACGTACAGGATATTTTAGGCCCTATGTGTTTTGATTATGGTTTTGGTCCCTTTCGTTGGGTTTGCACCAGCGCCAAAGAAGAAGACTTACGTAAAACAGATGAATTGGCATTGATCGTATTGGAGGAGATGTACAAATCGGCTCCAGCTGAAATTAAACAACAATTAAGTGATAATATAATTTGGATTCGCGATGCCATGAAGAATAATTTGGTGGTAGGTTCACAAGCCAGAATTTTGTATGCCGATAGTGAGGCCAGAATCAAAATTGCCAAAGCTTTTAATCAAGCCATTGCCAAAAATGAAATTTCAGCTCCGGTTGTTTTGGGGAGAGATCATCATGATGTAAGCGGAACGGATTCTCCATATCGGGAAACTTCTAATATTTACGATGGAAGTAAATTTACCGCCGATATGGCCGTGCAAAATTTTGTGGGAGATGCCTTTCGGGGAGCAACCTGGATTAGTTTGCATAATGGCGGTGGAGTAGGATGGGGAGAAGTTATTAATGGAGGTTTTGGTTTAGTGTTGGATGGAAGCCAAGATGCAGACCGTAAGTTACAACAAATGTTATTTTGGGATGTAAACAACGGAATTTCGCGCAGGGCCTGGGCCAGAAATGACGAGGCATTGTTTGCCATCAAAAGAGAAATGCAACGTACACCCAATTTAAAAGTTACCTTACCGAATTTAGTGGATGAGAATTTACTAAATGGATTATTTTAA
- a CDS encoding NAD(P)H-dependent oxidoreductase gives MKLLSIGGSNSKNSINRKFAKYASGFFESTENNSINVSEINLPIYSLDEEAANGIHPIAKSFAQSIDSCDLIIISLAENNGSYNVGFKNLVDWTSRIKERKTWGNKAMLLLSTAPGARGGLTVLEAAKNYYPRMGANIVGSFSLPKFQENFSEANGIINEELKKDFLHVIEKVKLALASTS, from the coding sequence ATGAAATTATTAAGTATAGGGGGAAGCAATTCTAAAAACTCAATTAATAGAAAATTTGCAAAATATGCTTCAGGCTTTTTTGAATCTACCGAAAACAATTCTATTAATGTAAGTGAAATAAATTTACCAATATATAGTTTGGATGAAGAAGCTGCAAATGGCATTCATCCTATTGCAAAATCCTTCGCGCAAAGTATTGATAGTTGCGATTTAATCATTATTTCTCTTGCAGAAAATAACGGCTCTTACAATGTTGGATTTAAAAATTTAGTGGATTGGACTTCGCGAATTAAAGAGAGAAAAACATGGGGGAACAAAGCCATGCTTTTACTTTCTACAGCGCCCGGTGCAAGAGGAGGATTAACCGTTTTAGAAGCTGCAAAAAATTATTATCCGAGGATGGGTGCCAATATTGTGGGAAGTTTTTCTTTACCTAAGTTTCAGGAAAATTTTAGTGAAGCAAACGGAATAATTAACGAAGAACTAAAAAAAGATTTCTTACATGTAATTGAAAAAGTAAAATTAGCGCTGGCAAGCACAAGCTAA
- a CDS encoding ferritin: MLSAKLSAALNKQVELEASSSQLYLSMASWAETQGLNGISTFLYGHADEERIHMLKLIKFLNERGGHGIVPLLKQPPVTFKSVKSVFEEILKHEVKVTQEINNLVEITLKVKDYTTHNFLQWYVSEQIEEEALARQIVDKLKLIGGDKGGLYFFDRDLSTFATVTTEKEGK; encoded by the coding sequence ATGTTATCAGCAAAATTAAGTGCCGCTTTAAATAAGCAGGTTGAATTGGAAGCCTCCTCTTCTCAATTATATTTATCCATGGCCAGTTGGGCCGAAACCCAGGGTTTAAATGGGATTTCAACTTTTTTATACGGGCATGCCGATGAAGAAAGAATTCACATGCTCAAATTAATTAAATTTTTAAATGAGCGTGGTGGTCACGGAATAGTTCCTCTTTTAAAACAACCTCCGGTTACTTTTAAATCTGTAAAATCAGTATTCGAAGAAATTTTAAAACACGAAGTAAAAGTTACCCAGGAAATTAATAACCTGGTTGAAATTACTTTAAAAGTAAAAGATTATACCACGCACAACTTTTTACAATGGTATGTGAGTGAGCAAATAGAAGAAGAAGCTTTGGCGCGCCAAATAGTAGACAAACTAAAATTAATTGGCGGTGATAAAGGCGGTTTATATTTCTTTGATCGTGATTTAAGCACATTTGCTACGGTTACAACCGAAAAAGAAGGCAAATAG
- a CDS encoding S41 family peptidase: MINYQGIILRFLLFVFVGITGKSGQVLGQSVLKPETGSQNQDYFEISKNLDIFNALYRELNARYVDGTKPGQLMKTGIDAMLNSLDPYTVYYTENDIEDYRFMTTGQYGGIGSSVVQIDKKLIIADPHEGYPVHKAGLKSGDEIVGINNNDVRGKTIDDISPLLKGAAGTPIKLKVIRSSGGEPIEFNLVREEIKTPAVIYSGILPNKQTGLIKLHTFTDNCSGEVRDAFLKLKAEGCKNLILDLRGNLGGLLHEAVNIVNFFVEKNREVVFTKGKISDWDKTYFSQNNPLDLNIPLVVLVDENSASASEIVAGALQDLDRAVIIGKRTYGKGLVQQTTDLMYNAKVKVTVAKYYIPSGRCVQALDYSHKNEEGRVEKVPDSLITAFKTKNGRIVYDGAGIMPDVKVEHERYSDILIALASKNHIFNYATEYFNKNPRITDIQSFEFTEKDYFDFIEYLKGKDYAYKTSAEIKMEELREEAEEQAVFSSMITEYYNFMNKIQSNKSLDLIEYKAEIKKYLEEEIVARYYFHKGRIECALKKDNDVKEAMRLLSDENKIKIILSLVEKANKPFNPKKRF, from the coding sequence ATGATTAATTACCAGGGTATTATACTTCGCTTTTTATTATTTGTTTTTGTTGGTATTACAGGTAAATCCGGGCAGGTTTTGGGCCAGTCTGTATTAAAGCCCGAAACAGGTTCTCAAAATCAAGATTACTTCGAAATCAGCAAAAACCTGGATATTTTTAACGCCCTGTATCGCGAATTGAATGCCCGTTATGTAGATGGAACCAAACCCGGACAATTAATGAAAACCGGTATTGATGCCATGCTCAATTCACTCGACCCCTATACCGTTTATTATACCGAAAACGATATTGAGGATTATCGGTTTATGACCACAGGGCAATATGGTGGCATTGGCTCATCAGTAGTTCAAATAGATAAAAAATTAATTATTGCCGATCCGCATGAAGGTTATCCGGTTCACAAAGCCGGTTTAAAATCAGGCGATGAAATAGTTGGCATTAATAATAATGATGTACGAGGAAAAACTATTGATGATATTAGTCCGCTTTTAAAAGGCGCAGCCGGCACACCTATTAAATTAAAAGTTATCCGTTCTTCGGGTGGCGAGCCCATTGAGTTTAATTTGGTGCGGGAAGAAATTAAAACCCCGGCCGTTATTTATTCAGGTATCTTACCCAATAAACAAACCGGATTAATTAAACTGCACACCTTTACCGATAATTGCAGTGGAGAAGTGCGCGATGCTTTTTTAAAATTAAAGGCCGAAGGTTGTAAAAATTTAATTCTCGACTTAAGAGGGAACTTAGGCGGGTTATTACATGAAGCAGTAAACATTGTCAATTTTTTTGTGGAGAAAAATCGCGAAGTGGTTTTCACTAAAGGTAAAATAAGCGATTGGGATAAAACATACTTTTCACAAAATAATCCCCTCGATTTAAATATTCCATTGGTGGTATTGGTTGATGAAAATTCGGCCTCTGCATCAGAGATTGTTGCCGGGGCATTGCAGGATTTAGACCGCGCAGTTATTATTGGCAAAAGAACTTATGGTAAAGGGCTGGTTCAGCAAACAACCGATTTAATGTATAATGCCAAAGTAAAAGTTACGGTAGCCAAATATTATATTCCCAGTGGACGCTGCGTACAGGCCTTGGATTATAGCCATAAAAATGAAGAAGGACGAGTAGAAAAAGTACCCGATTCCTTAATTACTGCTTTTAAAACTAAAAACGGACGTATAGTTTATGATGGTGCCGGTATTATGCCCGATGTTAAAGTAGAACATGAAAGGTATAGTGATATCTTAATAGCCTTAGCTAGTAAAAATCACATTTTCAATTATGCAACGGAGTACTTCAATAAAAATCCTCGTATTACCGATATTCAAAGCTTTGAGTTTACCGAAAAAGACTATTTTGACTTTATTGAATATCTAAAAGGAAAAGATTATGCCTATAAAACATCTGCCGAAATAAAGATGGAAGAATTAAGAGAAGAAGCTGAAGAACAAGCTGTATTTTCTTCGATGATCACTGAATATTATAATTTCATGAATAAAATTCAAAGTAACAAGAGTTTAGATTTAATTGAATATAAGGCCGAAATTAAAAAATACCTGGAAGAAGAAATTGTGGCCCGGTATTACTTTCATAAAGGCAGAATTGAGTGCGCGCTAAAAAAGGATAACGATGTGAAAGAAGCCATGCGTTTGTTAAGCGATGAAAATAAAATTAAAATAATATTAAGTTTAGTAGAGAAAGCAAACAAACCTTTTAATCCTAAAAAGAGATTTTAA
- the queA gene encoding tRNA preQ1(34) S-adenosylmethionine ribosyltransferase-isomerase QueA, which yields MKLSYFKFNLPKELLAEYPSKNREDSRLMVVERASGKITHKKFKDILNYFDDGDVMMLNDTKVFPARMYGNKEKTGAKIEVFLLRELNAESRLWDVLVDPARKIRIGNKLYFGENDNLVAEVIDNTTSRGRTLRFLYDGSYEEFRKVLYDLGETPLPKYIKRNAEESDIERYQTVFAKNEGAVAAPTAGLHFSRELLKRLEIKGVQFAPLTLHVGLGTFRMVEVEDLTKHKMESEEVLISSDTCKIVNAARANKKKVCAVGTTVMRAIETSVSTTGQLNPYVGWTNKFIFPPYEFSVANCMITNFHMPESTLLMMVSAFGGYDLIMKAYKEAIKEKYRFYSYGDAMLII from the coding sequence ATGAAACTGTCGTACTTTAAATTTAATTTGCCGAAAGAATTATTAGCTGAATATCCATCCAAAAACCGTGAGGATTCACGCTTGATGGTGGTTGAACGTGCCAGTGGAAAAATCACACACAAAAAATTTAAGGATATTTTAAATTATTTTGATGATGGAGATGTGATGATGTTGAACGACACTAAAGTTTTTCCTGCACGTATGTATGGAAACAAAGAAAAAACAGGTGCTAAAATTGAAGTGTTTTTATTGAGGGAATTGAATGCAGAAAGCAGGTTATGGGATGTTTTAGTAGACCCGGCCCGTAAAATTAGAATTGGCAATAAATTATATTTTGGCGAGAACGATAATTTAGTAGCAGAGGTGATTGATAATACCACGTCGCGCGGAAGAACATTGCGATTTTTATACGATGGTTCGTATGAGGAATTCAGAAAAGTGCTGTATGATTTAGGTGAAACACCATTACCAAAATACATTAAACGAAATGCCGAAGAATCGGACATTGAACGTTACCAAACTGTGTTTGCTAAAAATGAAGGAGCGGTAGCTGCACCAACAGCCGGCTTACACTTTAGCAGAGAGTTATTAAAAAGACTGGAAATAAAAGGTGTACAATTTGCACCATTGACTTTACACGTGGGCTTAGGAACATTTAGAATGGTGGAAGTAGAAGACTTAACCAAACATAAAATGGAGAGTGAGGAGGTATTAATTTCGAGTGATACTTGTAAGATTGTTAACGCAGCACGAGCGAATAAGAAAAAAGTATGTGCAGTAGGTACAACAGTTATGCGAGCCATTGAAACCTCAGTATCTACTACAGGGCAACTAAACCCTTATGTGGGTTGGACCAACAAATTTATTTTTCCTCCATACGAATTTAGTGTGGCAAACTGCATGATTACCAATTTTCATATGCCGGAGAGCACGCTATTAATGATGGTGAGTGCATTTGGCGGATATGATTTAATTATGAAGGCTTATAAAGAAGCTATAAAAGAAAAATACCGTTTTTATTCGTATGGGGATGCCATGTTGATTATATAA